A single Anopheles arabiensis isolate DONGOLA chromosome 2, AaraD3, whole genome shotgun sequence DNA region contains:
- the LOC120894500 gene encoding fork head domain-containing protein FD4-like yields MPRPSRDTYGDQKPPYSYISLTAMAIWSSPDKMLPLSDIYKFITDRFPYYRKNTQRWQNSLRHNLSFNDCFIKVPRRPDRPGKGAYWALHPQAFDMFENGSLLRRRKRFKLHKTDKDILNEELAALANINRIFLAQNSAEAYCPTAATTMLPDPAILHPASMLHSPTLEPHSPLPAVVAGPLSPISSSGGETTLVAGTTRTPLRPKRSFTIESLITPEEEHSVERWKGGRNERETSESPSASPARPAAVRDKRSKRGGADDKLNLLESPDHHRLPSLLSLAGHPVHHHAAALHHHHHHHHQQQQHLHPHTGTLPPATSLPGANIPHFLQYAHPALAGYDLPIHPLLMMGPLGAIPPHYFHHSSYHSLASAHHQQQQQHQHLHHLHHGSSGRTAETGSGGRSPSGSITEPDSPRSGGAAPTDLSRPLGPALRSV; encoded by the coding sequence ATGCCACGACCATCCCGTGACACGTACGGCGACCAGAAGCCACCGTACTCGTACATCTCCCTAACCGCAATGGCCATCTGGTCCTCGCCCGACAAAATGCTACCGTTGAGTGATATCTACAAGTTCATTACCGATCGGTTTCCGTACTATCGCAAAAACACCCAGCGCTGGCAGAACTCGCTCCGGCACAACCTTAGCTTCAACGATTGCTTCATCAAGGTGCCACGGCGGCCGGACCGGCCCGGCAAGGGTGCGTACTGGGCCCTCCATCCCCAGGCGTTCGATATGTTCGAAAATGGCAGCCTGCTGCGGCGGCGGAAGCGCTTCAAGCTGCACAAAACCGACAAGGACATCCTGAACGAGGAGCTGGCGGCGCTGGCCAACATTAATCGGATATTTCTCGCCCAAAACTCGGCCGAAGCGTACTGCCCAACGGCGGCGACCACGATGCTGCCCGATCCGGCCATCCTGCACCCTGCCAGCATGCTCCACTCGCCAACGCTCGAGCCGCACTCGCCCCTGCCGGCCGTTGTCGCCGGCCCACTGTCACCCATTTCCAGCAGCGGCGGCGAGACGACGCTGGTGGCCGGCACCACCCGTACCCCGCTGCGACCGAAACGATCGTTCACGATCGAAAGCCTCATCACGCCGGAAGAGGAGCACTCGGTCGAGCGCTGGAAGGGTGGCCGCAACGAGCGGGAAACGAGCGAATCTCCCAGTGCCAGCCCAGCCCGACCGGCCGCCGTGCGGGACAAGCGTTCGAAACGGGGCGGTGCGGACGATAAGCTTAATCTGCTGGAATCGCCCGACCACCACCGGTTACCCTCGCTGCTGTCGCTCGCCGGCCACCCGGTACATCATCATGCTGCCGccctgcaccaccaccaccatcaccatcatcagcagcagcagcacctgcaTCCACATACCGGGACGCTACCACCGGCCACCAGTCTGCCGGGCGCGAACATACCGCACTTTCTGCAGTACGCCCACCCAGCCCTGGCCGGGTACGATCTGCCCATCCAtccgctgctgatgatgggcccgctcggtgcaataccaccacacTACTTCCACCACAGCTCGTACCACAGCTTGGCCTCGGCccaccatcagcaacagcagcagcatcagcacctTCATCATTTGCATCATGGTAGCAGCGGGAGAACGGCGGAGACGGGTTCCGGTGGTCGATCACCGTCCGGTTCCATCACCGAACCGGACAGCCCCCGGTCGGGTGGAGCAGCACCGACCGATCTCAGCCGTCCGTTGGGACCGGCACTGCGAAGTGTTTGA